The following nucleotide sequence is from Stigmatopora argus isolate UIUO_Sarg chromosome 18, RoL_Sarg_1.0, whole genome shotgun sequence.
TGCCAAAGCTGTGGTCAACATGGCAGACGCGGTGAGTTGTTTTGCATAATTGTTTCAAAAACGACACCAAATGTCAAACATTTAATATCCCTAACATTTTTAATGTTCTTTGCATAAAGCACAAAATTATTATTGAGTAGTAAAAATTGTATCGACTGTTTCAGATCCCATCCATTTTAAgcctcccagccaaaatgggTATTAGTAgcccaaaaatatttggaaatatgTCATCACCAATCAATGTCACAAGATTGCCCAAGAAAAAGGCCTCATCtgttagggattggttttgttatgATTTTGTTTCCCCCCGTGTGACCCGACAaacacacggggtttaaatagacagacatgggttaatGAGACtatcagaaaaaaactgaatcacGAGAGGTATATAAACCAGGGGCGGGTagacgacaggtgaactcattGGGCAATCACATGTACAGGTcacacacaggggaaaaaaacataacaaaaacaatctCTAACATCATCTCACTTTAACATACTACTTCCTTGACAGCCGAATTTCTTTGCTTTGAGCTGAAAACAAAAGAACTAACGTAAATAACGACAGGCCATAATGACTCCCAGATCTTCAAGGAGCAGCTCAACACGCGCATTGTCCTGGTCGCCATAGAAACCTGGTCAGTGGACAACCGCGTCGCGGTGGGTGACGACGCCTTGCTCACCCTGCGCGATTTCATGAAATACCGGAAGGAGAGCATCCGCGAACGCTGCGACGCCGTCCACCTCCTCTCGTGGGTTCGCTACCCCCCGTCACCTCCTCCCTAACCCACTTCCCCCCCTCAATAATGTCTCCCTATGTCTCTTCGCAGCGGGAGGACGTTCTTGAGCAGCCGCAGCGAGGCCGCCTACGTCGGTGGCGTCTGCTCGCTCACCAGGGGTGGCGGAATCAACGAGGTGAGGGACCCTCACCAGCCAGAACTTTTTTCACACTCGTTCCTCAGCTAAGTTGTTTCCCGTGTTTAGTATGGTGCAGTGGGCTCCGTGGCCATCACTTTGTGCCAAACCCTGGGCCAGAACATCGGAATGTTGCGGAAAAAGGACCGACCTGCCGCAGGTAAGCTAAATCattttagatgtattttttgTCCAAATGGTAGCATGATTATACAGtagcacaaaacaaaacaaaaaaacattgtagccaagttttttttttgacaagttAATTACGTGTTACTACATGCACTCAAATATAATTACTAAACCAAATTCTTTTGTAAAAGCATAATCGTGTTACATAAAAATTGCAATCATACATGTTTTTTCATTGCATGTCAATAtttgaataaaatatatatgttaagTGCAGTATTTTAGTTTACTAGAAGTACACCCAAACCCTAACAAAACAAAGTGAGATCAGTCTTTAATTCAGCACTCAAAatttagttgaaaaaaaaaaacagttatcaCACATTATACGAAAAAATGGGGTTCCTCAATGTTATATTCATTTGTAAATTTTAATGACAGCAGGCTGCATGTGTCCAGACCCGTGGTTGGGGTGTATCATGGAAGATACTGggtaagtacaaaaaaataagcattatTTTGTTCATATAGTGAGCAATTTTAacagtgattttatttttcagcTACTATATGCCTAGGAAGTTCTCTCGCTGCAGTATCGATGAATATCTTCGCTTTCTGTTGCAAGGTGGTGGCAGCTGCTTGTTCAACAAACCCACTAAGGTAAAGGAgacctttgttaaaaaaagaatctgATCCAATTACATTCCAATCCTGGAGATGAGGACAATATCATTGCAATGTCAAGTGATTTTGACCGCAAGATGACAGAGGTgccacattgtatttttttttactgcagctTCAGTTATGTgtgatattaaaaatataatattatataaagtcctctgggataagctccagcaacccccgcaacctttaCCAGGATGCGCggtagatgaatgaatgaaatgtgtatacattttcatgttttaacaaaaaaagaaatagatttGATATACGTAttaaactgtcattttttaaaatgtgactaTTTTCACATTAACACAATCTAAATTTCCCATTCTAAAATGATGAATgtatcatttcatcactttaagTGACAAATTCCACGGTTTACCTTGATATTCATATCTTCATTAAGAATTTCACATTACGTGTAATTATCCTATCAAGATTAAATAAAGGCATCAACAATGTAAGGCTAAAACAGCACTTTTATACTCGACATGACATTAACATGCCAAAAGAACCACCAGAATAAACCATTGAGATTTATTacccctgaaaaaaaatctgtcctgGCAAATTTAAATGTTGTAGCTTCTGGACGCGCCAGAGTGCGGCAACGGATACGTGGAAACGGGAGAGGAATGCGACTGCGGCACACTCGTGGTAACTACTCATCCATTGGACAGATTTGGCCACAAACCAATGGTAAAGTTCCCTCTCCGACCCTGATAGGACTGCACCCGCAGCGGCGGCGACTGTTGCAAGAAGTGCACGCTTACCCACAATGCAATGTGCAGCAACGGCCTTTGCTGCAGGGACTGCAAGGTGAGTCGCTTGCGTGAACGTAGTTTTAGGTCAttgtcaattatttatttatttttatccacAGTACGAGCTGAGAGGCGCCACGTGTCGTGAGGCTGTTAACGACTGTGATATCCCTGAATCTTGCTCGGGCGACTCCAGCCAGGTAATGACAACGAGTGATTGCTGCCacccctcccggtcaaaatggattagacattgaCCCCAATCTATACTAAACAGTGAATGAATAATGggcattttttcccttttaaattcaTTCTGTATTGCAGTGTCCTCACAATGTGCATAAACTGGATGGCTACACCTGCGAGACCGGCCAGGTAAGGCCCCCCTCCCTTCGATActtggtcgtttggtcgcccggaaggttattgataattaccatttaaatcgttgctcaaattccctaaatacaaactgtgaattattatgtcgtcatacttaatgcccttgtaattattaggctaaagaaaagctccaaatttcccgtacttttattgtgttttgttggagaacttgttaagaccctgactgacgtcccttcctaaggggacaactcatgtacatacaaactcttatacactcacacgtccgctcagtgaaactgctcagggccattgttggcttttattgatgcgtagaccgtgttgttttaccttgttttgtcgccggtcttttggtcgcccgttgtttgggtccgggcgaccaaacgaccgcacacgcctcCCTTCAATCCACCGCTTCTCTCCAGTTTGACCCTTGACCTCTGACTCCTTAGGGTCGCTGCTATGGCGGTCGCTGTAAGACTAGAGACCGCCAGTGCAGGAGCTTATGGGGCTTCAGTAAGGATTTTACAGGAATTCCATGACACTCAGGAGCCCTTTTTCATAAcgccctttttttcctttagacGCCGCTGACAGGTTCTGCTACGAAAAGCTCAATTCCGAGGGCACGGAGAAAGGGAACTGCGGGCCCGAGCCTGGCGGTCAGGGATGGATGCATTGCAACAAGCAGTGAGTGAGCGTTTTCTATTTAATCGTTTTTTTGCTCTGTAAGATGACAAAATGTGGGAAATGTGAAGAACTGTCCTTTTCTTTCAGTTTATCTgtgacttttgttgttgttgctttatTCAGGGACGTTCTGTGCGGTCTGCTGCTTTGCACCAACGTGACCGAAAAGCCCAGCTTTGGCGAATTACAAGGCAAACTCACGGGTTTGACTATTCATCATCAAAATAGATACTTGGACTGCAGGTGAGCATAATGGTCAGATATATGGGTACTTTCTATTGAGAAGGAATccatttttaatctaaaaacaGGATCTTATTTCCTGGTTTTGTTGCCAGGCAGATGTTGTGATGCCACTTATAACTCTTATTTCTTGTAAATTCAActtaaaagtaaaatgaaaaatcGACAATGGAGCTTAATTAAAATATACGTATAGTAAATGCATAATTATTTGACCAGACATACTGTACAGTGGCTGAATTTCATTTTGGTGAAATACACGAATACAGTTATTACTTTTTATCACCCAAAAAAGGATTTTCCCAAATTCTTGACACttatacaatatatttttatcattttaagtaCTGTTGCATGATTTGCAGAAGGATCTGTAATAGTGGTGTGTCATTTCGCAGATTATTACTACAAACTAGaagttaaaatgaaaattaaaaggtatttatttccttttttctttaaaaaaaggggtgGTCATGCGGTTTTGGATGATGGCTCAGACCTGGGCTACGTGGAAGACGGAACACCTTGCGGGCCCAACATGATGTGTTTGGAACGTCGCTGCCTCCCAGTCAACACCTTCAACCTCACCATGTGTCCCGGCTCGCCCATTTCGCGCATCTGCTCCCATCATGGCGTGAGTGCGACGCACCCTCATTTCTAAGATTTTTCTTTGTCCTATTCGATGCCTAAATATGACTATATTTCACCTTTGAACTCCCAGACTTGCAGCAATGAGGTTAAATGCATCTGTGACCGGGACTACACCGGAAAGGACTGCAGCGTGTTTGACCCCATTCCAATTCCCACACCACCTGAAGGCCCGGAAAAGTATAAAGGTAACTTTTTTAAGACAATAATAGGCTGTCAATGATGGTTATATATGTCCAGTTCATTTAGACTGGAAGGTGCTGACAGAATGTGTAATAGTAGTGTGTATTGCCCAATTGTGCAGGTCCGAGTGGTACGAATATTATCATAGGCTCAGTGGCTGGGGCCATTTTGCTGGGGGCCATCGTCCTGGGCGGGACTGGATGGGGATTCAAGTAAGTATGTCTTCATTTGTTGTAATCTTAACACatgtataatgtttttttcagaaaggGGAGAAAAGcagggatttttggggggtgaataATGGAGGAAAGGCTTtaaaatgatctaaaaaaaatcttgacgtTGTCTTCTTTGTGTCCCCCACCCTGTTTCTTTCCTCATCGCGGTTCCAGAAACATTAGGAGAGGAAGGTACGACCCTGCATTTGAGTCCTAAAATGTCACGTGAACCTCACACGACCGCCATTTTTGCATGAGAGAAACATTGATAATAAAGTACAATTTTTCCAGTTTTCATTATCCTCTTTCCTCTTCTCTCCTtccactctttctctctctcttcttcaTTTCTTCAGATCTTCTGGCGTTTGATCCTCATTCACAACCAATTTGTGCTGTGGAAGCCCTGTTCTGTCAAAATCGTTTCCCCTGTggtacttttttcttcttccttcccATCTTTCAAGAGATGATGTCACTGGCATAAGGGACATGGCACAATTGCTGCGCCCATGCACATTTAATGGCAATATAAATATCTGCAAGAAGCGACCTGCTCTTATACGTACATTTGCATCCATGCCGAATGTATCTTTGGGTGTGGATCATCTGTATCTGCAGTCGTCACTCTGTAATCCATATAACGTACAatcacaaattgaaaaaaaatgtttagaagTGGGTGTTCATctaatattgttttttcttgtttgccctttttttgttactttcACAAGGTGCATTTTCCAACTGCATGTTTAAATCCTCCCTTACAAAAAGACACGTTTAGAACATTCCATATTGCATAGATTCTTTTCCTTAAaagaatatatagtatatatatatgtaatttcTTTGACctcttaaatatttaaaaaatatattaattggtAGTTTTTAAGAAGCTTTTGTCATCCAATAAAGGTTTTGTAAGGGCAGATGTGTATGAGTCTGTCCTAAAGAAGTGGAAATATTCACAAAGTGCATATAGAGCAGGCCCAGATTTCACAAGGCTTTTCATAGAAGTATGTACACCTGATTATGTGACATTAGTTGATTTCTCAGGTATTTTTAAACTTAGTTTTTCCATTGGATTTTATGATGACCTTTAACCTTTAatctctatatattttttagagtatttgtacttttttgctTCTTTCTCTGTTCAAACTAACCGCCACCCTCCAACTCTTTTGGTTGATTTTATGGCATCGTATTATAACAGCAATGATTTAGAGAAGCGTGATATATTTGCCACctaattaaaaaagggaaaatcattgcTTGCTAGTTCTtggtttcaaaaaataaaatgcggtattattgtcattttacttCTGTGTAAGAGAACtatgcaaatgaataaatggaactatttatggtcaaaatgaGTTTTGTGTACCCTGAAAtaggtatttttttcattcttttatgTATCATCCTTAGCTCATCCTTCTCAAGTGTCTttaaatatttgtcttttttagcTGTCCAATATGTTTCAACttggagggatggcagcaaataaCTATTCGTTTTTTAAACCCCcctgttcaaatgaattggacggctATAGGTGTTAATGGCAGTCAATAAGTTCTTTACATTTTCTAGAACTTTATTTTGACGccggatgttttatttttattaaccaGAAGCGTGTTTCTTCCTTCTTTATCGTCGCCTTGACTAAATTGGCTTTACCCACACCCCTAAATCCGACATTCCTCCCACCAAAAAGGCTGCCTGCAGGCTTCAGACAGTCCTCTAAAGGTCGTCCACGTCTGCAGCCCACTTTTAAAtcctaaaaaaaagttattctccctgttttgatttttcagctttgttttttttaaggaccATGTTTTCCTATTGCATCGTTTTCGTGTTGGTGTGCTCGGTGGGCTGCAACCCAAACCCACTCGGAGATGTAGTCGTGGACAGACACTTTATCCCCGCAACTTGTACGCGGCAAGCCCAAGACGGAGATCAGGTCCGGTATCACTACAACGCCACTTTTCTTGAAGGAAAAACGTTCGATTCCAGGTGAGATCCGCCTTATTTAGGCCTACGAGTagatgatttgatttgatcgCGAATAGTAAGTTTGTCTTGACTATAACTTTGTACGCTAGAGGGCGCCGGTGCTGCAGGTTTCTCTTTGCAAAGACTTGACACGTAggatgtttgcatttttttctttccttttcagTTACCAGCGAGGGGCAGCCAAGGTGGGCCTCCTCGGGGAGGGTCGTCTGATCGCAGGGATTGAGAAAGGCCTTTTGGGGATGTGCGTCAACGAGCATAGGACTATCACTGTACCCCCACATCTGGCCTATGGTAGTACCGGAGCAGGTAAGAACCAAAAGTTACCacaaaaacacgtttttttttgcaaatgaatgaaagaagagATGGTATGATGGACAAGAAAAGTTTATTTATTGCAGGAATTTTCAAATTCTTGAGTTATTTTATCAGGCTCTACTCAGTagatttataattattttgtattttggatACAgatgtaaagttttttttgtttaagagGTGAAAGAGTATGTTGGAATCAAGAAATTAACCAGGAAATATTCCACAAAgattatttcctattttttttattttttcccccataaacAATTTTTTGGCCACCATTATTTTAATGATTGTGATTtattaccttttttttattacatattaTTGTGTTTAAATATTCGCCATTGATAAGGATAGAAGTTCAATTTCATTTAAACCTGTAATATTGATTGAGAGTTCACATCTTTCAATGTGACTCTTTGCCGCCATccctcccaggcaaaatggattggacatctagtccTGGTAATGGCAGCCAAAGTACTACAGTAgctttaaaaatagattttctcCCTTGATGGCAGGCGACATGATCCCTCCAGACACGACGTTAGTCTTCCACGTTCTTCTGTTGGATTTGTGGAACAAAGGCGACCTAGTGGTGACCAAAACCATCAGCACCCCCAAAGACTGCAAGCGCTCAGTGATGCGCAGCGACTTTGTGCGCTACCACTACAACGGCACTCTGCTGGACGGCACCACCTTCGACTCCAGGTGAAGTCGGGCCCGAACGGGCGGATTTGAGGTTGAGGGCTGGCACGACGCCCTCGGCTTGACTGGGGAATGGCGTTTCCTTTCCGGTCCAAATGACTCTTTTGTTTCTGCTGTCTGTACTCTGTCACACAGGGGTGTTGTCTGTTCTGTGTTTGACTTTTTGGCCCTTATGAGCCCCACGCAGCTACGTGCGAAAGCAGACCCGCGACTCCTTGGTTGGTGAGGGATGGTTGGTCAAAGGCATGGATGAGGGCTTGCTTGGCATGTGCGTGGGCGAGATCCGCCATATCGTCATCCCGCCTTTCAAAGGCTATGGAGAAAAAGGCGCAGGTAAATCAAGATCCGGGACTGTATTGTTCATTCATCAAGTTTATGCGAAATACAGTATGTATACATGGAATAGTGCGTTATTTTAGAAAGGTGTTGAAATTATCATAAGAGAGCGTtttgtttattaaataaaacaatacattGTGAACAACCTTACGAGTTGTTTCCTGTAATATGTGTTGGGAAACTTCTAAAGGTTGATTCATGGTAAATCAGTCATGATGTCATTGGATTAGTATTCCATATGtatgaaataaatgaacatattttaaaattagaataaaaaaaGGCTGTTCACGTTATTGTTTATTGTTCAGAGTATCAATATGGAAGACAGAGATTATATTTGTTTGCAAAAGTATCGGTATTGACCCGATTTAGTTGCCtctgctttgtttgtttgtttgttttaattggtGGCATTTGTTTTGtccattatttgtttttgtactaAGGTCCCCAGATATTTGTTGTCTAAGGGAAATGACTATCAATATCAGGTTGAAAGTTTTAGTATCATGACAATACTACATTCAAACTAATATCACTGTTATTATttggatatatttattttctattattcatgcagtttttacattttaaaatggtaaAGTCCATTAAAAAGGCACTGAATTTTGTCAGGTAGATGTTAAATTCCAGTCATGAATTCCTTCTGCTTCATTTCTTTGGTCACCCACTAGGAGTGGAGATCCCTCCCCACGCCACTCTAGTCTTTGACATCCTGTTGGTGGACATCCACAATCCCAAAGACAACATCACCGTGGAGGAGCAGACAGTGCCGGAGTCGTGCGATCGCCGGTCCGTGTCTGGGGATTACATCCGCTACCACTACAATGGAACTTTCCTGAACGGCGTCACCTTCGACACCAGGTCAGCCAAGTTGCAAATTTGaagtcattcactgccattgacggcaatagaagcCCTAGTGCCAAAAAGTATCATGACTAAGTTCGTGACTCCATtttcttcctgttgatttttttttaacgtgcATGCAGCTACCAGAGGAACAGCACATACAACACGTACATTGGAATGGGTTACGTGATCGCAGGTATGGACCAAGCCCTGTTGGGGGTCTGCATGGGGGAGCGGAGGAGGGCTATCATCCCCCCGCATCTGGCCTATGGAGAAGGCGGAGCGGGTACGTTTCACGTTCAAAAATTGTGATCGTAAACATTTAACTTTGATAGCTTAGCCAGCTCGAGTTTATTGTTCCCCTTTTTTTACAGGTGACGTGATCCCACCGTCCGCCGTGCTGGTCTTTGACATCCATGTCATTGACTTTCACAACCCGAGCGACAAAGTGAACGTGCAGGTCCTCCACAAACCCACGGAGTGCAACCAGACCACCGAGGTGGACGACCTGGTCCACTACCACTACAACTGCACCTTAGTGGACGGCACACGCCTTTTCTCTTCGTGAGTCACGCCACATAGATGACCAAATAAATCAAGTTAAATTAATTCCTATCACTTTTCACAGACACGATAATGAAAACCTCCAAGACGCCGTCTTGGGCTCAGACAAGGTGATCGACGGGCTGGAACAGGCCTTGCGAGGCATGTGCGAGGGAGAGAAGCGTATAGTCACCGTGCCCCCTCATTTGGGCCACGGAGAAAAAGGAGGCAagcttcactcattggctgccattgacggcgatggacgtctaatccagtcaaaatggatttgatgcctgctgctgttattttttttgttatattttcctAAATACCACAGCAAATACTTAGTAAGAACATAATTATGTCATGATTTTCAGCCCTAGGAGTGCCTGGCAGCGCCGTGCTTATGTTCGACATCGAGATGGTGCGCGTGCAGAAAGGCGTGCCACCGGGTTACCTGTTCGTGTGGCTTCACGACACCCCCGAGGACCTCTTCCAGGCCATGGACGTAAACAAGGACGGCGTCGTGCCCCAAGAAGAGGTGACAAAATCGACGACATGACTTTTTGGAGTTTTTATTAATATTCTTTATTTGGGTTTTTTCAGTTTGCAGACTTTATCAAGCTGCAGGTATCACAAGGCAAAGGTCGGCTGAAGCCCGGGGCGGCCGCCGATCAGGTGATCGTCGACATGTTCGCCAACCAGGACCGCGACAAAAATGGCCGCATCACGGCCGAGGAGCTCAAGCTGAAGGTGGATGAGGACAGGGAGCACGACGAGCTGTGATCGCTGACGTCGCAGACTTTCCTCTTGTTGTCTCAGGGACAATTGTCAACACTTTAAGGACACACGGAGTCAaagttatttttatgtttgtcgACTTCTGTCCTGAAAACTTCAAACTTCAAATTTTAGAATTGGTACACAAGTTCAAATGTTAATTTTTATGTAGTAGTATTAAGAACAATAGGGTTGCACtgaccaaaaaaatgtatttgctttcttgttaaaaaaatgacaacttttgtatttgcaaattttgagatacataTTTTGACATTACAAATGTGAGATTACAAGATGCCTTAATACTCattgttttctgtcttttttcagCCACACTTCAAATTTTAGCCTGATAAAATTGCACTgaccaagaaaaatatttttgcgtgctatttttatttttaataaaacctTACACATTGTGTAGATATGTAATCTAGGCATTTAGAATGTCCTGTCAATAAATTAACGCAGAAAGTCTCCGAACGTCACACTTCGGCCATGTTCGGTAATTTCCGTAACTCCCCGAGCGTGTTGTCAGGggcaactgtcagagacgcagTCGTCGCAAAACAGGCGAAAACAATTCTTCAAGATCGACTGGAAATTTAACCGAAGATATTTAAAGGGCCAGGGCAAATCTTTCAAAAGTAATTTGACGTTCTCttcacctattttttttaaaaaaagaagccagTGAGGGCTTAGATTATGTTTAGATAATGTATCCTAGCGAGGATAGCCTAGTGAGGAAATCCAAAATGGATGCCACCGGGAGAGGACTTGTTACGCTAGCTTTCTCGATGTAGACCTCCTAAAAAAACGATCAAAGTCCACTTGGAAACACCGTCGAGGAGGAGAAACGCTTTTGACGGTACGTTTGTTGCTCATCTGTGCAAAACACTTACAGGAGTCGTATTTAGCGGACTGATCACTGAGTTGACAACTCTTGAAATGCTTGTCCAAATGACACGATGTGCAGAAAATCCGGTTAAAACATCTTTAGTTGTTCAGCAACTATGcaattgaacatttttggggTTTACTTTTGATTTCAGATGATCTCTTTTTGTATAAAGTTTTTATACGGAGAGAGtggttttagattttaaatgtGCAATATAATTGATACACGATCGCAATATTGCGATCGTGTATCGATGATTATGAAATTTGCATAAATACCGTTAGGCATCGATTCATTATGTTGAcgatgacttatttattgattgttgatttatttattgtttattgactatctgtttgtttgttgttatttgtgcacttccctacttatctatgttgttgactacttatttatttagtaaatatttattaattatttatttgtctgcttgtttgtctGTTGTTATGTATGCACTTCGttttgaagctttaaatctcattatacttgataATGACtataagcattcaattca
It contains:
- the LOC144092720 gene encoding peptidyl-prolyl cis-trans isomerase FKBP10-like isoform X1, translated to MFSYCIVFVLVCSVGCNPNPLGDVVVDRHFIPATCTRQAQDGDQVRYHYNATFLEGKTFDSSYQRGAAKVGLLGEGRLIAGIEKGLLGMCVNEHRTITVPPHLAYGSTGAGDMIPPDTTLVFHVLLLDLWNKGDLVVTKTISTPKDCKRSVMRSDFVRYHYNGTLLDGTTFDSSYVRKQTRDSLVGEGWLVKGMDEGLLGMCVGEIRHIVIPPFKGYGEKGAGVEIPPHATLVFDILLVDIHNPKDNITVEEQTVPESCDRRSVSGDYIRYHYNGTFLNGVTFDTSYQRNSTYNTYIGMGYVIAGMDQALLGVCMGERRRAIIPPHLAYGEGGAGDVIPPSAVLVFDIHVIDFHNPSDKVNVQVLHKPTECNQTTEVDDLVHYHYNCTLVDGTRLFSSHDNENLQDAVLGSDKVIDGLEQALRGMCEGEKRIVTVPPHLGHGEKGALGVPGSAVLMFDIEMVRVQKGVPPGYLFVWLHDTPEDLFQAMDVNKDGVVPQEEFADFIKLQVSQGKGRLKPGAAADQVIVDMFANQDRDKNGRITAEELKLKVDEDREHDEL
- the LOC144092720 gene encoding peptidyl-prolyl cis-trans isomerase FKBP10-like isoform X2, with product MDEGLLGMCVGEIRHIVIPPFKGYGEKGAGVEIPPHATLVFDILLVDIHNPKDNITVEEQTVPESCDRRSVSGDYIRYHYNGTFLNGVTFDTSYQRNSTYNTYIGMGYVIAGMDQALLGVCMGERRRAIIPPHLAYGEGGAGDVIPPSAVLVFDIHVIDFHNPSDKVNVQVLHKPTECNQTTEVDDLVHYHYNCTLVDGTRLFSSHDNENLQDAVLGSDKVIDGLEQALRGMCEGEKRIVTVPPHLGHGEKGALGVPGSAVLMFDIEMVRVQKGVPPGYLFVWLHDTPEDLFQAMDVNKDGVVPQEEFADFIKLQVSQGKGRLKPGAAADQVIVDMFANQDRDKNGRITAEELKLKVDEDREHDEL
- the LOC144092585 gene encoding disintegrin and metalloproteinase domain-containing protein 11-like; amino-acid sequence: MPAVRCLLFAAIFLWCYVTGLREGWHPPIKDIVQPKRLLQQIHSQDEVLHSHLDTRVQNSSTGAKSVHLAHSSFLVEAFGHSFILDLELNHHLLSTDYIERHFQEDGQPSQIKGGEHCYYHGRVRGIPQSWVAVSTCHGLWGMFSDGNVSYGIEPMDSAEVDHVVYRMPIVDILSPRCPACSLNASRPARQTGSRGDETRRHGDDWSAFAAKETILRRSKRHVRRGHRTVQTETKYIELMVVNDHELFVQQRRMTSKAKNFAKAVVNMADAIFKEQLNTRIVLVAIETWSVDNRVAVGDDALLTLRDFMKYRKESIRERCDAVHLLSGRTFLSSRSEAAYVGGVCSLTRGGGINEYGAVGSVAITLCQTLGQNIGMLRKKDRPAAAGCMCPDPWLGCIMEDTGYYMPRKFSRCSIDEYLRFLLQGGGSCLFNKPTKLLDAPECGNGYVETGEECDCGTLVDCTRSGGDCCKKCTLTHNAMCSNGLCCRDCKYELRGATCREAVNDCDIPESCSGDSSQCPHNVHKLDGYTCETGQGRCYGGRCKTRDRQCRSLWGFNAADRFCYEKLNSEGTEKGNCGPEPGGQGWMHCNKQDVLCGLLLCTNVTEKPSFGELQGKLTGLTIHHQNRYLDCRGGHAVLDDGSDLGYVEDGTPCGPNMMCLERRCLPVNTFNLTMCPGSPISRICSHHGTCSNEVKCICDRDYTGKDCSVFDPIPIPTPPEGPEKYKGPSGTNIIIGSVAGAILLGAIVLGGTGWGFKNIRRGRYDPAFES